The Pukyongia salina genome segment CCCCGCATTCCAACAGAAATTCCCAGCTTCTACAAATTCTTTGGCGGTGTGATATTCAGGTTTTTCACAAAACTGAAGTACTTTTTTTATTTCTGAAGTGTCAGATGCATCGTATTCTATATAACCATACCCGGTGTTAGGAAAGGAAGGCCTTATACCCAAGGTTAACAATTTATCGTTTTCTCTGCATGCCTCAAAACATTGTGAAACATCCTTCAAAAAAGCCTCTTCGTCTTCTATCCAATGGTCACTAGGCGCCACCAGCATGAGTGCATTTGGGTTTTCCTTATGGATCTTCAAAGCGCTTAGTAATATACAAGGCGCAGTATTTCTCATTGCGGGCTCGAGAACAACCTGATCTGGCGTCATCCCGGGAATCTGTTCGAGCACCAGTTCTTGATAACTTTGGTTGGTTAACACTTTTATATTTCGTTCCGGGATACCTTGCGATAGTCTGGAAAATGTTTTCTGAAGTAAACTTTGGCCACTTCCCAACATATCGTGAAATTGCTTCGGGAAACGACGGGTGCTAACCGGCCAGAATCGTGAGCCAATTCCGCCTGCCATGATCACAGCATAATAATCAGTCTTCATTTTCATTTAATAAATTCAACTTCAGCATTGGGGTTGAACAAATAGATCCTACCCGTGGAAATTTCAAGGCATTCATAGCGCTTAACCCGTTTGTTACCACGCTTAAACATCTTTCCATTATATAACCGAAAAGTGCCGCCGTATGGTATCTCAAATATATAGTTTTTATCATTAGGCGGATCGTACGCCTTTAACCCCAGGGATAACTTGCTGTCTGTATCGCTGGAGGCCTTCGGATTCTTAAAGTGAATAGCCAGCAGGGGTAATAGAGATGAAGGAAATATCTCAGGTCGTATAAATGGCAACATCAATTGCTGAAATACATGCTTCCATTCTTTACCATGAGGTTTTATGCTTCGCCCGAAATCCTTAAACGCCACCAAATGTGCAATTTCATGAATCAAAGTGATAAGGAAACGGTATTTGTTCAAATTTGCATTTACTGTTATCTGATGACCACCATTGGTAAGCTTTTTATAGTCTCCATGCCTGGTAACCCTTTCGTTCACTATCTTGAGATGAACATTGTGTTGCTTGATCAATTCGAATACAGGATTAACCGCAGCCGTAGGTATATATTTTGCTAAGAGGTCTGTCATGCATCAGGGAGTAGAACTTGATACCTGCATTAATTTTCCGTTGTAAAATTGTTCCCCATTCAAGGCAAATTCCATGATATATTTTGCC includes the following:
- a CDS encoding mannose-1-phosphate guanylyltransferase, whose translation is MKTDYYAVIMAGGIGSRFWPVSTRRFPKQFHDMLGSGQSLLQKTFSRLSQGIPERNIKVLTNQSYQELVLEQIPGMTPDQVVLEPAMRNTAPCILLSALKIHKENPNALMLVAPSDHWIEDEEAFLKDVSQCFEACRENDKLLTLGIRPSFPNTGYGYIEYDASDTSEIKKVLQFCEKPEYHTAKEFVEAGNFCWNAGIFIWSVKSIIHAFEQYLPQMFKLFSNGVEVLNTSMEKQFVDDHYGRADNISIDYGILEKANNVHMLEASFDWNDLGTWGALHDKLEKDENGNAVVRAIPYTKDAKGNMIYSSSEKLIVVDGIEDFIVVDKDNVLMIYPKNKEQNIKNLLTEISQNFGENYT
- a CDS encoding SprT-like domain-containing protein, whose product is MTDLLAKYIPTAAVNPVFELIKQHNVHLKIVNERVTRHGDYKKLTNGGHQITVNANLNKYRFLITLIHEIAHLVAFKDFGRSIKPHGKEWKHVFQQLMLPFIRPEIFPSSLLPLLAIHFKNPKASSDTDSKLSLGLKAYDPPNDKNYIFEIPYGGTFRLYNGKMFKRGNKRVKRYECLEISTGRIYLFNPNAEVEFIK